ATGGTTATCCACATCGTAAACCGATGCAAGGTGCCGGAGTGTCCCGTGGCGTTCAGCATCATCAAGGTCAAGTTTTGTTAATCCGGCTGTATCACCTTCCATCAGATTGATCTCCTTTTTTGCCAGATCCACTGCATAAAAGTCTATCTGCGAATTTTTATACTGATCAGCCGGAGTGTTGATTTCAGTGGTCGGGTACTTTGGTGAAAAACGGTAGGCTTTCCCGCCTTCCACCACCTGTTTTCCAAGCCCGAGCGCAGCCACGGCAAATCCTTCCTCAGGCTTCATGTGGGCAAACGGATAATAATTGTATGACTGTGCGACCCCGCTGATATGCGGATAATAACAGTCCTCAAACCGGTTGCCGACAACTTCCTGAATGACGACAGCCATTTTTTCCTCTTCCAGTTTGTAGCGGATGGCCTCGATGTAGCCCCTGGCAATCTTCGAATACACAGAGGCATACACCAGTTTGATGGCATCCATAGTCTGCTTCAGCCTGATGTTGAAGTCCGGATCATTATTGGGCAGCAGGTAAGTCTCAAAGATGCCCGCGAATGGCTGCATCAGCGAATCTTCAAACAAGCCCGACGAACGTATGGCAATCGGATTGGTGATATGTTTCAGCAGAATGCGCAGGCGCTTGATAAGGGTTTCGGTGAGCGATGATTCAATAAACAACTTTTTTACCTGTTCATAATCCAGACCATCCATTACCTTGTCATGCAGTTTATTACGATCGATGAAATACTCAAACTCATCCGTGCCGATGATGGAGGTTTTCGGCGTGCGTATATTAATGTTCGGTAGCAGTTGCTCAAAATCGTAATTATAGATCAGGGTATTGATAAACGCCAGACCCCGGCCTTTTCCCCCTAAGGAACCGGAACTGAGGCTCACCACATTACTTTCGTCAAGCAGGGCCGATTCTTCAAATGGAATCACCTTTCCCTTATTCTGCTCATTCCTGAACTGCTGAATTACCCTGATCAGGTAAGCCCGCAGCTGGGCCGGGCTCTCAAAATCGCTGACCTTGGCAGGATTAATGATCTTGGCAACCTGGATTTCGCCCCTGGCCATCAACCACAAAGAGAAATGATCCTTGCGCGCGTGGTAAATCAGCGATTCTTCAGGAATAATTCTTAGGTAAGACTCGAACTCCCGCAGCGACCGTGCAATGGCGATCTGAGCCCCTTCCTTGTCGCGATAAATGAAGTTTCCGAATCCGAGATAATGGGTGATAAAACTTTTAAAATCCTGCACCAGGGTTTCGGAATTCTTATCGATAAAAGTGGTTTTCAACTCGTAGGCAAACTTTGCATTTTCGATATTGTGCGACTGGATAATTACAGGCAATTCCTTTACCACTCCCCGGGCATACTTCACAAGGTCGAAACCGGCCATTTCATCTGCCCTTCCATTTTTCGGGTATTTTACATCTGTGATCAGGCACAGCATAAAATCCTTGTATCTGTCAATGACTTCCTTGGCTTCTTCGTAAGTGGATGCCAGCAGAAGTTTGGGACGCGCCCGCATGCGCAGCACTTTGTAAAGTTCGTCTGTACTCACATCTTCAATGATCCGCCTGGTTTGTTCCAGCACAATACTATACAACAGGGGCAGATAACGCGAGTAATACTGAGGAGAGTCCTCCACCAGCAGCAGTACCCTTACCAGACCTACCTTGGTATCATTCTCCACATTGATCTTATCCTCAATCAGTTTGATCATGGCGAAAAACACCTTGGATTCCCCGTTCCAAACAAAAATGCGGTCAACAAAGCGCATCATCGGTTGCTCTGTGTAATAGGAAAGATCGTTGTTATTATTAAGCAACAGGAAAATGGGTATGTAGGGAAACTCTTCCTTAACTTTTTCGGCCAGCATCAGGGGTTGTTTCTTCTCAACACCTACCATAAAAATGATCAGGTCGAAATGCTTCGACTGTAACTGAACAAAGACCTCTTCTTCACTCGAAACTCCGGTAATCCTGGGCATAGAAGTAAGGTTCAGCTGATGGTATTCACCCAGCACATGCTCTGAAAACCTTCCTTCCTTTTCGATGCTGTAAGCGTCGTAAAGATTGGCCACCAGCAGGATTTCCTTCACTTTGAAGGGCATCAGGTCATGATAGACATCCCGGTCATAATTGCTTTTATTCAGGAACTTCTGCAGCAACTGCCTGCTGGTAACCTGCGGGATTTTCTTATCCTCTGCCTGTGAGATTTTCTGCTGGACCAGGGTATGGCGCAGCAGCATTTTTGCTTCCTGACTGTTCAGGTAGCCGGTAATCATATTTGCCAGGTTCCCGATCAGGTGCCGCTCTTCAATCAGAAAAGGTCCTTCGTCGGCCTCAACAAATTCGCGGGTGTAAAAAACCTCGATACTCCCCTTCTTACCATTGATGGACTCAAACTGCTGCCGCTGCACCCAGATGCTCTCCCTGAATCCGACAGATCTGTATTCCCTGCCATCAAAGATAATTCTGACGACCGTATAGGCGGGATACTGCCAGGCATCGGGAAAAATCATGGCAAGTTGCTGAAGCGTTTCCTCAACAGGTTTTCCCTCTTTAAGTATCTGGGTCGTCTGATTGATGGCCGCCAGTTCTTTTAAACGCTCGCGGCGCTCATACATCAGCTTTTGAATATCAGGATTCTTCTCAGGAATGTCAGTCATAACCTATAAATTGCGATGCACTAAATTAAGCATTTCAGATACAAACCGGTCATGTTTTAGCAAAAATGGCCTTCACAACTGACCCGGAACTTGAAAATTCATCAGAAAATTATAATTTCGTGGCACAAAAGCAGCAACAGCAGTGAATAAAATAGAAGTCATACTTGTTGACGATCACCGCATCATGTGTGAAGGGCTGAAATCCATGCTCGGCGATTCGCACGAAATCACCGTGATGGGATGCGTAAGAA
This sequence is a window from Lentimicrobium saccharophilum. Protein-coding genes within it:
- a CDS encoding PEP/pyruvate-binding domain-containing protein, with translation MTDIPEKNPDIQKLMYERRERLKELAAINQTTQILKEGKPVEETLQQLAMIFPDAWQYPAYTVVRIIFDGREYRSVGFRESIWVQRQQFESINGKKGSIEVFYTREFVEADEGPFLIEERHLIGNLANMITGYLNSQEAKMLLRHTLVQQKISQAEDKKIPQVTSRQLLQKFLNKSNYDRDVYHDLMPFKVKEILLVANLYDAYSIEKEGRFSEHVLGEYHQLNLTSMPRITGVSSEEEVFVQLQSKHFDLIIFMVGVEKKQPLMLAEKVKEEFPYIPIFLLLNNNNDLSYYTEQPMMRFVDRIFVWNGESKVFFAMIKLIEDKINVENDTKVGLVRVLLLVEDSPQYYSRYLPLLYSIVLEQTRRIIEDVSTDELYKVLRMRARPKLLLASTYEEAKEVIDRYKDFMLCLITDVKYPKNGRADEMAGFDLVKYARGVVKELPVIIQSHNIENAKFAYELKTTFIDKNSETLVQDFKSFITHYLGFGNFIYRDKEGAQIAIARSLREFESYLRIIPEESLIYHARKDHFSLWLMARGEIQVAKIINPAKVSDFESPAQLRAYLIRVIQQFRNEQNKGKVIPFEESALLDESNVVSLSSGSLGGKGRGLAFINTLIYNYDFEQLLPNINIRTPKTSIIGTDEFEYFIDRNKLHDKVMDGLDYEQVKKLFIESSLTETLIKRLRILLKHITNPIAIRSSGLFEDSLMQPFAGIFETYLLPNNDPDFNIRLKQTMDAIKLVYASVYSKIARGYIEAIRYKLEEEKMAVVIQEVVGNRFEDCYYPHISGVAQSYNYYPFAHMKPEEGFAVAALGLGKQVVEGGKAYRFSPKYPTTEINTPADQYKNSQIDFYAVDLAKKEINLMEGDTAGLTKLDLDDAERHGTLRHLASVYDVDNHRIVPGLTQPGPRIINFSNILKYNYIPLAKTIETVLDVVKEAMGAPVEIEFAVDLNRDKELKASFYLLQIKPLIGSMEDYSFEPGQIDPEKLLMISEKGMGNGLISDISDVIYIDINVFDKRRTVEMAEEVESLNQAFRESGRKYLLIGPGRWGTRDRWIGIPVNWPQISSAGVIVETSLEGYPLDASSGSHFFHNVTSMNVGYFSIQQELSGSFIRWEILDQQELVQRTPHFKHVRFRKPIQIKMDGKKRIAAVIWDS